Proteins encoded by one window of uncultured Celeribacter sp.:
- the cobN gene encoding cobaltochelatase subunit CobN, with amino-acid sequence MHVTFRESHGLEETEVPTDLGQRPADLVVLSFSDSDLGAFAAGWRRARRVVGGLPSLRLANLVNLRHPVSVDTYVENTLSDAKGILVRLIGGEAYWSYGLASLQDLARRKGIALAILPADGRDDPRLDALSTVPIPVLRRLKTLCDAGGAVAAQTALAELAQASALKAAAVSGVAHIPAHGFYCPDAGPLETLGKKGPLALVSFYRSYLAAADTAPIDALITGLRARGFAAYGVYAPSLKAPGLSDWLTSSLGTRRPAFVVNATAFSAQNPEGRTPFDGFEGPVFQVALSTARRKEWAGAERGLSPADLAMHVVLPEVDGRLHAGLVSFKAPEPRDPDLEYARFVHRADPERIDAALDRIERWHHLAETPAQDRQLAVVLSTYPGRPWQMAHAVGLDALASTQALLEQLHSEGYRVDGGPGPEALETERLSWPLSAYHAALAQLPQQLQNDLTATWGLPERDPAVTDDAFHFAALKRGNVLIALQPERGDPRDRDDSYHDLDRIPCHAYVAFYLWLRAQRHHAMVHMGAHGTLEWLPGKAVALSGTCWPEALLGPLPVIYPFIVNDPGEAAQAKRRIGAVTLGHMPPPMRAAEVPIGLRHLEQLLDEYSTADGLDPARRDRLVADIQLEAQASGVSEDLGIPHEANAAEVLTRIDRFVCDIKESQFGDGLHVYGQGDCGAEERAGISAALSGRRVAAGPSGSPARGRTDVLPTGRNLFAVDPRAVPTRAAHAQGVKLAEELLRKHLQDHGDWPKGLVVDLWGSATMRTGGEEFAMALHLAGLKPVWDENAARVSGVEIVPLALLDRPRIDVTLRVSGLFRDIFPGLAQLFETGADALARREEDVADNPYLTRIARVFAPKPGHYGLGMGAALDQFTPEARLMAGEAWLAASSYTISQTGEIAPDRTALETRLRGADSFVHAQDLPESDVLMASDYAAHEAGLAAALARLGAQRPALYHLDATQPDRPRARSLTEEIARTVRARATDPAWAAGMMRHGFRGGAEIAATLDHLAAFAHLAQVVPAHLFDLYHDATLGRADVVAFLESENPAALQAMRDLFARLTEAGLWQTRRNSIAATLEEDR; translated from the coding sequence ATGCACGTCACCTTTCGCGAAAGCCACGGCCTTGAGGAGACCGAGGTGCCGACCGATCTGGGGCAACGCCCCGCGGATCTGGTGGTGCTGTCGTTCTCTGACAGTGATCTGGGGGCTTTCGCGGCGGGGTGGCGGCGGGCACGGCGGGTAGTGGGCGGCTTGCCATCGCTTCGGCTGGCCAATCTGGTCAACCTGCGCCACCCGGTGTCGGTCGACACCTATGTTGAAAATACGCTTTCTGATGCCAAGGGTATCCTTGTGCGGCTGATCGGGGGCGAGGCCTATTGGTCCTATGGTCTCGCCAGTCTTCAGGACCTCGCCCGACGCAAAGGGATCGCTTTGGCGATCCTGCCCGCCGACGGGCGCGACGATCCCCGGCTCGATGCGCTTTCGACTGTGCCTATCCCGGTTCTGCGACGGCTCAAAACCCTCTGCGATGCGGGCGGCGCGGTTGCGGCACAGACGGCTTTGGCCGAGCTGGCACAGGCATCTGCGCTTAAGGCGGCTGCCGTTTCGGGCGTTGCTCATATTCCCGCTCACGGCTTTTATTGTCCCGACGCCGGACCGCTAGAGACCCTTGGCAAAAAAGGCCCGCTGGCGCTTGTGAGTTTCTACCGCTCCTATCTGGCCGCCGCCGATACCGCGCCGATTGATGCGTTGATCACCGGCCTGCGCGCACGGGGATTTGCCGCCTACGGAGTCTATGCGCCGTCGCTCAAAGCACCGGGATTGAGCGATTGGTTGACCTCTTCTCTCGGCACGCGAAGGCCCGCCTTCGTCGTCAATGCCACCGCCTTTTCGGCGCAGAACCCGGAGGGCAGAACGCCCTTCGACGGTTTTGAAGGCCCGGTGTTTCAGGTCGCGCTCTCGACCGCGCGGCGCAAAGAGTGGGCGGGGGCCGAGCGCGGCCTGTCGCCCGCCGATCTGGCGATGCATGTCGTTCTGCCGGAGGTGGACGGGCGGCTGCACGCGGGGCTCGTGTCGTTCAAAGCGCCAGAGCCGCGCGATCCCGATCTCGAATACGCCCGCTTTGTCCATCGCGCCGATCCAGAGCGGATCGACGCTGCATTGGATCGGATCGAACGCTGGCACCATCTGGCCGAGACCCCGGCTCAGGACCGCCAGTTGGCGGTCGTGCTGTCGACCTATCCGGGGCGCCCGTGGCAGATGGCCCATGCCGTGGGCCTCGATGCGCTGGCCTCGACGCAGGCGCTTTTGGAGCAGCTGCACAGCGAGGGGTATCGGGTCGACGGCGGGCCGGGCCCGGAGGCGCTTGAGACCGAACGCCTGTCCTGGCCGCTGAGCGCCTATCATGCGGCGCTGGCACAGCTTCCGCAGCAGCTACAGAACGATCTGACCGCCACTTGGGGCCTGCCTGAACGCGATCCTGCGGTCACAGACGATGCCTTTCACTTCGCCGCCCTCAAACGCGGCAATGTTCTCATTGCGCTGCAACCCGAACGCGGTGACCCCAGAGATCGTGACGACAGCTATCACGACCTCGACCGCATTCCCTGCCATGCCTATGTCGCCTTTTACCTTTGGCTGCGTGCGCAGCGGCATCACGCGATGGTGCATATGGGCGCGCATGGCACGCTCGAATGGCTGCCGGGCAAGGCGGTGGCACTGAGTGGCACATGTTGGCCCGAGGCGCTTTTGGGGCCTCTGCCGGTGATCTATCCTTTTATCGTCAACGACCCCGGCGAGGCGGCGCAGGCCAAGCGCCGGATTGGCGCCGTGACTTTGGGGCATATGCCGCCGCCGATGCGCGCGGCAGAAGTGCCCATCGGGCTGCGCCATCTCGAACAGTTGCTCGATGAATATTCCACCGCAGACGGTCTGGACCCGGCGCGCCGCGATCGTCTCGTCGCGGATATTCAGCTTGAGGCACAGGCCAGTGGTGTGTCCGAAGACCTCGGCATCCCGCATGAGGCCAATGCCGCCGAAGTGCTCACCCGGATTGACCGCTTTGTCTGCGACATCAAGGAAAGCCAGTTCGGCGACGGGTTGCACGTCTACGGGCAGGGGGATTGCGGCGCAGAGGAGCGTGCGGGGATCAGCGCCGCGCTCTCTGGTCGCCGTGTGGCAGCAGGGCCGTCGGGTAGCCCGGCACGCGGGCGGACGGATGTCTTGCCCACCGGGCGCAATCTTTTCGCGGTCGATCCGCGCGCCGTGCCGACCCGTGCGGCCCATGCGCAGGGTGTGAAGCTGGCCGAGGAACTGTTGCGCAAGCATTTGCAGGATCACGGCGACTGGCCAAAAGGGCTGGTCGTTGACCTCTGGGGCTCGGCCACGATGCGCACGGGCGGCGAAGAGTTCGCCATGGCGCTGCATCTGGCGGGGCTGAAACCCGTCTGGGACGAGAATGCTGCCCGCGTGTCCGGCGTCGAGATCGTGCCGCTGGCGCTTTTGGACCGCCCCCGCATCGACGTGACCCTGCGGGTCTCCGGCCTGTTTCGCGATATTTTCCCCGGTCTGGCGCAGCTTTTCGAAACCGGCGCCGATGCTCTGGCGCGTCGGGAGGAAGATGTCGCCGACAATCCTTACCTGACGCGGATCGCGCGGGTCTTTGCCCCGAAACCCGGCCACTACGGTCTGGGCATGGGCGCAGCCCTCGATCAATTTACCCCCGAAGCGCGCCTGATGGCGGGAGAGGCGTGGCTGGCCGCGTCTTCCTACACGATTTCGCAAACGGGCGAGATTGCGCCTGATCGCACAGCGCTCGAAACCCGTCTGCGGGGCGCGGACAGTTTTGTCCATGCGCAGGACCTGCCGGAAAGCGATGTGCTCATGGCTTCGGATTATGCCGCCCACGAGGCGGGGCTCGCCGCCGCTTTGGCGCGGCTCGGGGCGCAAAGGCCTGCGCTTTACCATCTGGACGCGACCCAGCCCGACCGCCCCCGCGCGCGCAGCCTAACCGAAGAGATCGCCCGCACGGTGCGCGCCCGCGCTACGGACCCGGCCTGGGCGGCGGGCATGATGCGGCACGGGTTTCGCGGTGGGGCGGAGATCGCCGCCACATTGGATCATCTCGCCGCCTTCGCCCATCTGGCACAGGTCGTGCCCGCGCATCTCTTTGACCTTTACCACGACGCCACTCTTGGGCGCGCGGATGTGGTGGCCTTTCTGGAAAGCGAAAACCCCGCCGCTTTGCAGGCCATGCGCGATCTCTTCGCCCGGCTGACGGAGGCCGGGCTTTGGCAGACCCGGCGCAATTCCATTGCAGCGACATTGGAGGAGGACAGATGA
- the cobW gene encoding cobalamin biosynthesis protein CobW — protein sequence MPNPKSDLTKIPVTVITGFLGAGKTTLVRHLMANAGGRKLAVLVNEFGTVGVDGDILRQCADENCPDENIVELANGCLCCTVADDFIPTIEALMARPQKPDHILIETSGLALPKPLLKAFDWPAIRSKITVDGVIALADAEAVAAGRFAPDVAAVDAQRLADDSLDHETPLSEVFEDQISCADLVLLSKADLAGEAGLAAARAVIEAEVPRKLPILPLTEGVIDPKVVLGLNAAAEDDLAARPSHHDGADDHEHDDFDTVVIELPEIDDPVPLIAAIERLAREQNILRVKGHIAITGKPMRLLVQAVGDRVRHQFDRPWGSDPRRSALVVIGEHDDVNEEAIRAELLGVPA from the coding sequence ATGCCTAACCCGAAGTCCGATCTGACCAAAATCCCCGTCACCGTCATCACCGGTTTTCTCGGCGCGGGCAAAACCACGCTGGTGCGCCATTTGATGGCCAACGCGGGTGGGCGCAAATTGGCCGTTCTGGTCAATGAATTCGGCACCGTGGGCGTCGATGGCGACATCCTGCGGCAATGCGCCGATGAGAATTGCCCTGATGAGAACATCGTCGAGCTGGCGAATGGCTGCCTGTGCTGCACCGTGGCGGATGATTTCATCCCGACGATCGAGGCGCTGATGGCGCGGCCGCAAAAGCCCGATCACATTTTGATCGAAACCTCCGGGCTTGCGTTGCCAAAACCGCTTTTGAAGGCCTTCGACTGGCCGGCGATCCGCTCGAAAATCACCGTGGACGGGGTGATTGCGCTCGCGGATGCCGAAGCTGTCGCCGCCGGTCGTTTCGCGCCCGATGTGGCCGCCGTCGATGCGCAACGTCTGGCCGATGACAGTCTCGATCACGAGACCCCGCTCTCCGAGGTCTTCGAGGATCAGATTTCCTGCGCCGATCTGGTGCTCTTGTCCAAGGCCGATCTGGCGGGCGAGGCGGGTCTTGCGGCGGCGCGTGCGGTGATCGAGGCCGAAGTGCCGCGCAAACTGCCGATCCTGCCGCTGACCGAAGGTGTGATCGACCCGAAGGTCGTTCTGGGCCTCAACGCTGCCGCCGAAGACGATCTCGCCGCGCGCCCCTCGCATCACGACGGGGCGGACGACCACGAGCATGACGATTTCGACACGGTGGTGATCGAACTGCCGGAGATCGACGATCCGGTCCCATTGATTGCCGCCATCGAGCGCCTCGCCCGCGAGCAGAACATCCTGCGCGTCAAAGGCCATATCGCCATCACCGGCAAGCCGATGCGCCTTTTGGTACAGGCCGTAGGCGATCGCGTCCGGCACCAGTTCGACCGCCCTTGGGGTTCTGATCCGCGTCGCTCGGCGCTGGTGGTGATCGGCGAACATGACGACGTGAACGAAGAGGCGATCCGGGCCGAACTGCTTGGGGTGCCCGCCTGA
- a CDS encoding DUF1636 domain-containing protein translates to MPTILSVCITCKRDDADPTDETRPGTYLLRALRDHGAPNDVVIHEVSCLSACSNGCAVALSEPGKWSYVYGRMTAEDAPDILAGAAAYAATENGLVPWRERPVIFRKQSLARIPPFPTFEQE, encoded by the coding sequence ATGCCAACGATTTTATCTGTTTGCATCACCTGCAAACGTGACGATGCCGATCCCACGGACGAGACGCGGCCGGGTACGTATTTGTTGCGGGCTCTGCGTGATCATGGCGCCCCGAACGATGTGGTGATCCACGAGGTGTCTTGTCTCTCCGCCTGTTCAAACGGCTGCGCCGTGGCGCTCAGTGAGCCGGGCAAATGGTCCTATGTCTACGGTCGGATGACCGCCGAAGATGCCCCCGACATTCTGGCCGGAGCGGCGGCCTATGCGGCCACCGAGAACGGCCTTGTTCCCTGGCGCGAACGCCCCGTGATCTTTCGCAAACAAAGCCTCGCGCGCATTCCCCCTTTCCCGACATTTGAGCAGGAGTAA